A genomic region of Christiangramia sp. OXR-203 contains the following coding sequences:
- the gap gene encoding type I glyceraldehyde-3-phosphate dehydrogenase, with translation MASPVKIAINGFGRIGRNLFRLLLSHPGIEVVAINDIHDAASLAHLLRYDSIHGRIFNDISAGDNEIIVDGRSIPLLNFEKPADIPWNNFGVELVVESSGKFKTSEALLPHLKDGVKKVILSVPPQDDDIKMIVLGVNEHILTGDEKIISNASCTTNNAAPMLKVIHDHLKVTQAYITTVHSYTSDQSLHDKPHKDLRRSRAAAQSIIPTTTGAAKALTGIFPDLSEVIGGCGIRVPVPNGSLTDMTLNVEKSTSIEEVNRLFKNAAENEMSGILEYTEDPIVSVDILDNKYSCIFDAGMTSVIDGTLIKLIGWYDNEIGYSNRLIDLISLVNDK, from the coding sequence ATGGCGAGTCCTGTAAAAATTGCCATTAACGGCTTCGGCCGAATTGGTAGAAACCTTTTCAGACTTTTACTTAGTCATCCCGGGATCGAAGTTGTTGCCATCAATGATATTCATGATGCCGCCAGTCTCGCACATCTACTTAGGTATGATAGTATCCACGGAAGAATATTCAATGATATTTCTGCGGGCGACAATGAGATAATTGTTGACGGTCGCTCTATTCCTTTGCTGAATTTCGAAAAACCCGCAGATATTCCCTGGAATAATTTTGGAGTAGAATTAGTCGTGGAAAGTAGTGGAAAATTCAAAACTTCTGAAGCACTACTACCTCATTTGAAGGATGGTGTAAAAAAGGTGATACTTTCAGTTCCGCCACAGGACGATGATATAAAGATGATCGTACTTGGGGTGAACGAACATATACTTACAGGTGACGAGAAGATCATCTCGAATGCTTCCTGTACGACTAATAATGCAGCTCCTATGCTCAAGGTGATCCATGATCACTTAAAAGTTACTCAGGCTTACATAACAACTGTCCACTCCTATACTTCAGACCAGAGCTTACATGATAAGCCGCACAAGGACCTAAGGAGAAGTCGGGCAGCGGCACAATCTATCATTCCAACTACCACAGGAGCCGCAAAGGCTTTAACAGGAATTTTCCCTGACCTGAGTGAAGTTATTGGTGGATGCGGAATTAGAGTTCCAGTTCCTAACGGATCTCTAACAGACATGACACTTAATGTTGAAAAATCAACGAGCATTGAAGAAGTAAACCGACTTTTCAAAAATGCTGCAGAAAATGAGATGTCCGGAATTTTGGAGTATACAGAAGATCCTATAGTATCTGTAGATATCCTTGACAATAAATACAGCTGTATTTTTGACGCTGGAATGACTTCAGTCATCGATGGCACACTCATCAAATTAATAGGGTGGTATGACAACGAAATAGGCTACTCTAACCGTCTTATCGATTTAATTTCACTTGTTAACGATAAATAG
- a CDS encoding glycosyltransferase, with product MEIILFGLFILTGIINILYNLSFFSFTSASSEKSQALNLPVSVIVCAKNEEDNLQNFIPGILEQNYPNFELILINDASADNTLDVMEHFQNIDPRVKIVNVQNIEAFWANKKYALTLGIKKASNKYLLFTDADCVPQSKDWITEMTSHFTTKDIVLGYGGYFKQKKSLLNMLIRFETLLTAIQYFSYAKLGIPYMGVGRNLAYTSERFYELKGFASHLHIKSGDDDLFVNEAANDENTAICFSENSITRSVPKKSFSEWTRQKRRHVSTAKQYQQKHQVLLGVYYSARLLFWILFILLSVLQIYPIAVLSILVIKLILDGIIYYNAAEKLDEKDVIWFYPFFDIFLIFFQLAIFSSNLISKPGQWK from the coding sequence ATGGAGATAATTTTATTTGGCCTGTTTATACTTACCGGTATAATCAATATCCTCTATAACCTAAGTTTTTTTTCATTTACATCTGCTTCTTCGGAAAAGTCACAAGCTTTAAATCTTCCCGTTTCAGTAATTGTTTGTGCAAAAAACGAAGAAGACAATCTTCAAAACTTTATACCAGGAATTCTTGAGCAGAATTATCCAAATTTTGAACTTATCCTTATTAATGATGCTTCCGCAGACAATACTCTGGACGTTATGGAGCATTTTCAGAATATTGATCCAAGAGTAAAAATTGTGAATGTTCAGAACATTGAAGCATTCTGGGCGAATAAAAAATACGCACTTACTCTAGGTATCAAAAAAGCGTCGAACAAATATTTATTATTTACAGATGCCGATTGCGTTCCTCAATCTAAGGATTGGATAACAGAAATGACAAGCCATTTCACAACCAAGGATATCGTTCTTGGATATGGTGGCTACTTCAAACAAAAGAAATCATTGCTGAATATGTTAATTAGATTCGAAACACTATTAACAGCTATTCAGTATTTCAGTTATGCAAAATTAGGGATACCTTATATGGGCGTGGGACGAAATCTCGCCTATACCTCTGAGAGATTTTACGAATTGAAAGGCTTTGCAAGTCATCTACATATAAAATCTGGCGATGATGATCTATTCGTCAATGAAGCTGCGAATGATGAAAATACCGCCATATGTTTTTCTGAAAATTCAATTACACGGAGTGTTCCCAAAAAAAGTTTTTCAGAATGGACCAGGCAAAAACGCAGACATGTATCTACTGCTAAACAATACCAACAGAAGCATCAGGTTTTGCTTGGCGTATATTACTCGGCAAGATTACTTTTCTGGATACTTTTCATTCTACTTTCAGTCCTTCAAATCTACCCAATTGCTGTTCTATCGATTCTCGTTATAAAGTTGATACTTGACGGAATTATCTATTACAATGCTGCGGAAAAACTAGATGAAAAGGATGTGATCTGGTTCTATCCATTCTTCGATATATTTTTAATATTTTTCCAATTAGCTATATTTAGCTCCAATCTCATTTCAAAACCAGGACAGTGGAAGTAA
- a CDS encoding membrane or secreted protein, whose translation MKLFIISLVLLGLAFAGIAIKIWGKKDGKFAGTCASQNPYLNKSGEPCSFCGKLPDEMENCSDTAKTT comes from the coding sequence ATGAAACTATTTATTATCAGTTTAGTCCTGCTCGGTCTCGCGTTTGCAGGAATCGCAATTAAAATCTGGGGTAAGAAAGATGGAAAGTTCGCTGGTACCTGCGCGAGCCAGAATCCATACCTTAACAAATCTGGTGAACCATGTAGTTTTTGTGGAAAGTTACCTGATGAAATGGAAAATTGTTCAGATACCGCCAAGACTACTTAG
- a CDS encoding sigma-70 family RNA polymerase sigma factor, translated as MEVNPNQLSEKISGAKKGSQSAFNYLVDRFWGDVYGFQLKKTQNEYEAEDITIQTFSKAFNRIETFDDNYSFATWLIAISKNIHIDQIRKKKASIRSKTSMQDEDQVYQIADDTPGIEDKLIKEQNLEQLLFDIKQLKPHYQEVINLRFFQEKSYKEIAEFLDEPMNNIKVKLLRAKKLLAAIIESRNS; from the coding sequence GTGGAAGTAAATCCCAATCAGCTCTCTGAGAAAATTAGTGGAGCCAAGAAAGGAAGTCAGTCGGCATTCAATTACCTGGTAGACAGGTTTTGGGGAGATGTTTATGGTTTTCAGCTTAAAAAGACCCAGAATGAGTATGAAGCTGAAGATATTACAATTCAAACCTTTTCCAAAGCCTTTAATCGTATAGAGACCTTTGATGACAATTATTCCTTTGCTACCTGGCTTATTGCGATCTCCAAGAATATCCATATAGATCAAATAAGGAAGAAAAAAGCTTCCATTAGATCTAAAACTTCCATGCAGGATGAAGACCAGGTCTACCAGATCGCAGATGATACGCCGGGAATTGAGGATAAGCTTATTAAGGAACAAAATCTCGAGCAATTACTCTTTGACATTAAGCAATTGAAACCTCATTACCAGGAAGTCATCAATCTTAGATTCTTTCAGGAGAAATCATATAAAGAAATCGCAGAATTCCTGGACGAACCCATGAATAATATTAAGGTAAAGCTGCTGCGTGCCAAGAAGTTACTCGCCGCTATAATTGAAAGCAGAAATAGCTAA
- a CDS encoding fasciclin domain-containing protein, whose product MKFKMLFTTLALTAVVFTSCEDGNKKEQEEKEKMEQMEAEEGEAEMQAEKEMQEMQSNSIAAKAMATDTLSTLISALQAAELAEMMKTEEGPFTVFAPNNAAFSKVDQATLESLMMEENKDKLAGVLKYHVVEGEVMAADLVKMIQDNDGTYAVSTVGGGELTASLEGENVILTDENGNKATVVQADVDASNGVVHIIDAVVMKKA is encoded by the coding sequence ATGAAATTTAAAATGTTATTTACAACTCTTGCACTTACAGCAGTCGTTTTCACATCATGTGAAGATGGTAACAAAAAAGAGCAGGAAGAAAAAGAGAAAATGGAGCAAATGGAAGCCGAAGAAGGAGAGGCTGAAATGCAAGCTGAAAAAGAAATGCAGGAAATGCAATCCAACAGCATTGCAGCTAAAGCTATGGCTACTGATACTTTAAGTACATTAATATCTGCTCTACAAGCTGCTGAATTAGCAGAAATGATGAAAACAGAAGAAGGTCCTTTTACTGTATTTGCACCTAACAATGCCGCATTCTCTAAAGTAGATCAGGCTACATTAGAAAGCCTAATGATGGAAGAGAATAAAGATAAACTAGCTGGTGTCTTAAAATACCATGTAGTGGAAGGTGAAGTTATGGCTGCAGATCTTGTAAAAATGATCCAGGATAATGATGGGACTTATGCAGTTTCTACCGTTGGTGGAGGAGAGCTTACAGCATCTTTAGAAGGTGAAAATGTAATCCTTACTGATGAGAATGGAAATAAAGCGACTGTAGTACAGGCTGATGTTGATGCTTCTAACGGAGTTGTACACATCATTGATGCAGTAGTGATGAAGAAAGCATAA
- the lipA gene encoding lipoyl synthase — MNTDVAPVKTKTQRTPKPKWLRVKLPTGKKYTELRSLVDKYDLHTICTSGSCPNMGECWSEGTATFMILGNVCTRSCGFCGVKTGRPETVDWDEPEKVARSIKIMGIKHAVVTSVDRDDLKDMGSIIWAETVKAIRRMNPETTLETLIPDFQGNERNIDRIIEVSPEVVSHNMETVKRLTREVRIQAKYDRSLAVLKYLKDNGIRRTKSGIMLGLGEKEEEVFQTLRDLRDAGVDVVTIGQYLQPSKKHLPVKQFITPDQFKRYEEYGLELGFRHVESSALVRSSYKAQKHIN; from the coding sequence ATGAATACAGACGTTGCTCCAGTTAAAACCAAAACACAAAGAACTCCAAAACCGAAGTGGTTGCGAGTGAAACTTCCTACCGGTAAGAAATATACCGAGTTGAGAAGCCTGGTTGACAAATACGATCTACACACCATTTGCACTTCTGGTAGTTGCCCGAATATGGGTGAATGCTGGAGTGAAGGGACCGCTACTTTTATGATTCTTGGAAATGTATGTACGAGATCCTGTGGATTTTGCGGTGTGAAAACCGGCCGACCAGAAACTGTAGACTGGGATGAACCTGAAAAGGTTGCCAGATCCATCAAGATCATGGGAATCAAGCATGCGGTAGTTACCAGTGTGGACCGTGATGACCTTAAGGATATGGGTTCAATTATCTGGGCAGAGACTGTCAAAGCGATTCGAAGAATGAATCCTGAAACTACACTGGAAACGTTAATTCCCGATTTTCAGGGAAACGAACGTAATATAGATCGTATCATCGAAGTAAGCCCGGAAGTAGTTTCTCACAACATGGAAACCGTTAAGCGTCTTACCAGAGAAGTGCGTATACAAGCGAAATACGATCGAAGCCTTGCTGTTCTAAAATATCTTAAGGACAATGGAATTCGAAGAACCAAGTCCGGAATCATGCTAGGACTTGGCGAAAAGGAAGAAGAAGTATTCCAGACCCTTAGAGATCTACGCGACGCAGGAGTTGATGTTGTGACTATTGGGCAATATCTTCAACCAAGTAAGAAACACTTACCTGTTAAGCAATTTATCACACCAGATCAATTCAAGCGTTATGAAGAATATGGTCTCGAGCTAGGTTTCAGACATGTTGAAAGTAGTGCCCTGGTAAGATCTTCTTATAAGGCTCAAAAGCACATAAATTAA